DNA from Osmerus mordax isolate fOsmMor3 chromosome 2, fOsmMor3.pri, whole genome shotgun sequence:
TCACGACGATCTATCAAAAATGTCTTTCAGGGGATTTTAGATGAGTCGATATTACATTTTCCTTACATATTATAAAGTTAACAACAGAGACTTCCGTTCACATTCATAATTGGTTAGAACATCGTGATATAGGCTTGTAACATGTTTATACGAGGACCAGcgaccagagagaggaggctgcgCGGAAGATGTTGATTGGATGTGGAAGGCGACCATGGGATGCTCTGCACGTGCGCAGACCATGTCCAGCCGGGCGCTGCACTTGTTCAGCATTCACTCTCTATGCTGTGCCGAGCTGATAATCAGTCCAGGGTTATCTTTTCGCTAGTCTTGGAAAAGTAAACGGTAAGTGTACTGAATAGTTATTTAAAAGATAAATGCACATGGCTAAATATAGGGAAATTACTGTTGAGGGCAAAGCTGAGATTTAAACGAGCAGTTTGATGGCTAGGTCCAAGTACTAGTAGCCAGCTAGCTGTCACCTAGGAGCCTAGCATCAGAGTGACATCTGGCGTAGCACAAAGAAACTCCATCCCCCTACTTTTGAGTAGCTTGTAGCTATCGAATTTCTAGCGAGTGTCTAGATCGTAGTTGCGAGAACCTCGAAAAATAAAGCCAGAATTTGTAGCACTGCGTTTGATCTATGTGAAGTATCAGGGGAAAAGCTTTCCAAACCAGGATTTTGTAGCGTTATTGGTGTCATCCAACagctgttgtaaaatatttactGTGTAGTCAATTACCTAACATCTCTATTTTATGTACCACAAATACATATTCTGATGTTGCCAGGCTTTTGCGTGTCTGTCAGAGCAGTTTGTGTACAACATGACATCTCGTGTTGGCCCACGAGCTGCTGGCACTGATGGGAGCGACTTCAAACACAGGGAGAAGGTGTCCTCGCACTACCAGATGAGGTGAATAAGGACGTCTGTctgccttctctgtctcccccaaaGGGGTTTCTGTCCGTCATTTGGTCTGTCCGTCTGTTTATCTTGCGTGTCTATAGCTCTGCTTGATCCATCTTTATCCAGTTGGTTTATTCCCCTGTGTGTTTGACGTGTATATTGTCTATGTATCGATGGCCTGCATCTCTGTCAACCGAACACCCCCTATATTGTTTTGTGTTCTAGCGCCAGTCTAAAGTCAGAAGTGCGTAAGCTGAATTTCGTCCATCTCATTACCTGGCTCATGATTGCTGCCCAGGTGACAGTCAGCCACCTGAGCCTCGTGTCACATGACACGGTTGCTACACCCTACCAATGGGAGTACCCTTACCTGCTGAGTCTCCtacccctgctcttcagcagcCTATCACTGCCCAGGAACAACATCAGCTATCTCGTCATCTCCATGATCAGCTCTGGGCTGTTCTCTGTGGCTCCACTTATCTACGGCGCCATGGAGATGTTTCCTGTCGCCCAGCAACTGTATCGGCATGGCAAAGCGTACCGGTTTATCTTCGGGTACTCGGCGGTGACGGTTATGTACCTGGTGATGGTGATCGCCGTGCAGGTGCACGCCTGGCAGATCTACTACTGCAAGAAGCTGCTGGACGCGTGGTTCAACTCCacacaggagaagaagaagaaatagtCAGGAAACGTCAAGATTGTGATTTATGACTGGTGAAAAACTGTTTTTATTTatctttctcctttttctctcggTTTATGAGTATTAAGTTGGGCTATTTATGAAttcatgtatttatatattttgtaaatTATGATATACCTTATGTCGGGACACAACACACATTTATATTCCCATGATGGTTTAGGTTGACAGGAATAGATCGGCCACTTCAGAGCCAGAAAACACAGATTGATAAGATGTGCCATGTTTCAATAGCAGGAGAACACTGTGTCTTACTGTAATGAAGGGGTCTGGACCGACAGTACTCTCATCCTACACTATTGAtccattatttatttagttGGCTGTGACATTTGCACTCAATACAACTGTCTGTACATGTTTTGTTACCAGTGCATATTTGAAACCTATAATCAACATTAAAATTTAAAAGCTATCTGGTCCAGGTATTTTTCTGTATCCATTCACAAATTCACATGGGCCATTCACTATCCATTCACATATTTTACTATGTATACAGTCTCACTGTATacagtgcacatacacacccagtTCATATAACTCAACGACACAATACTATACAAATTTAACATGAAGCAAATGCACTCGACTACCGAGCTTGTTCGGGCCTTGTCCTGACGAAAGTTCAGCGCTCAGCCCAATTTGGCcgagggaggcagaggcagtGCGTCTGCGCACCGCTGTATGCCACGTACGGTTTGACGTTGACAAGCAAGTAGACTTCCTGATGTGAAGCTTGGGATCTGTCAGTGCCAGCCATCCCGGTTAACAGCTTTCGGTTGACACGGTCCTCCTGTCAAAAACACCGAATAAGCGTCTTGTTCAGGTGAGAATTGCCGACCTTCTAGTTTCGATGCTCAAACCAAGGGAGCTGCTGGCTAAATGATATTAGCCGCTGATCTGATCGATACAGATGCTACCAGCATTGCTAGCATAGCAAGTGTTAGCATTTTCGCTATCCTAGCTAGCTACAGGTAAGAGCTTTCGTCGTTATAAACCTTATGCAGGCACGTTGGTTTAAAATGTAAGTATcatattgtttgtttgttgctcAAATCATAGAAAAATAACACATGATGGTAGTCTATGCAATGTCTGGTGGTAAACTTGGATTTTCAGCAGCCGGTCAGAATGAAGTAGGGCAAGGAGAGTATTATTTTGCAGGATTCCATCATTCCATTTTGCATTGGGAGTACAATCGGGTCTTTATTAGGCATGATTCTATATCCCGTCAGTGACACAGGAAAATGGCCTAGCTTGCTAATATaattagctagccagctacatAAGCTACGTTTACCAGCTATCTTGCTAGAGCTGTAGCAAGCTATAATAAACATTAGCGACAAATCAATTCGGCAATCTATAACAGGGGTTGAACTGCATTTTCAAGGTTGAAAATGTAAGCTAGCCTACTACGTCGTTGTTAAAATCTGGACACGTACTAGTAGTCTAGTTAGCTAGCAATTCATACTTGGCTAGGGTTAGCTACGCTAATGCCTGGTCATTAGCTTAGCAAAGTTTAAAGTTTATCCACTAGCTAACGCGTTAGCTACTGCTAACTCGCCAGCCAGCTTACGAAATCAGTAAAAAGGCTCAAAGACTGTAGCTCTTCCATTTATGTCTAGCTTGCTGATGTCTGTAAATGTAGTCATTTGTTAATCTTAGCGACAGTCTAACCGGCAAATTCAGGCTTTGCTAGTTTTGGCAAAAAAGGGCGTGTCAAAGTTAATAAGTGTAAACTTGTTTTGTGTTGAGACCGCGCTACTGAATGACGGGTGTCTTCCACAACAGTGAATATAACACATAATTAATTCTctacctagctagctacaaGTTGGTGTGGGAGTTGGCTTTCTCTATCCGATGTCATGACAACGGTAGCAGACAATGACAAACTCTTCTATAGAGATTTAATCCTAACTAAACAAGTGATTGATAAGCAATTGATTTCATTACTCAACTGATAACTGCGAAGGAATGTTTTTGACCTGTACGCCCAATCCGTGACTTCATAAGCATACAAGGAGCCGTGAATTGAGCTACTTGGCCGTGTGACAAATTACCTACCTACCATGTTCTATATTCCTTCATCATTGATTGATTACTTAATAATAAAGAGCCCGTTCAACACAATTGCCTTAcatacgctcttatccagaggctCGTTTTACAGTGACCAAAGTCTGGGAAAGACGTTAAGACCCAGGCCTTGTTCAAGCTAGAGGCCTATGCCAGCTCAGCCTGTAGTATGTACCTTAGACTTTGGAAGCAGAGTGGAGATGTACACTTTACTGTAGTCTACTGCCAAGCAGAGAAGTGACTCCAGACCACACCATCCAGATTCAGCCTTAT
Protein-coding regions in this window:
- the jagn1a gene encoding protein jagunal homolog 1-A, giving the protein MTSRVGPRAAGTDGSDFKHREKVSSHYQMSASLKSEVRKLNFVHLITWLMIAAQVTVSHLSLVSHDTVATPYQWEYPYLLSLLPLLFSSLSLPRNNISYLVISMISSGLFSVAPLIYGAMEMFPVAQQLYRHGKAYRFIFGYSAVTVMYLVMVIAVQVHAWQIYYCKKLLDAWFNSTQEKKKK